In Rhododendron vialii isolate Sample 1 chromosome 9a, ASM3025357v1, the following are encoded in one genomic region:
- the LOC131300388 gene encoding F-box/LRR-repeat protein At3g03360-like translates to MAGCAAENEQKKQLTAIDILGERRKRGPLFYCPCKVAKLEHSGQDKEELRGEDRISQLPQDILVAILSRLTLQEAGRTSVLSNKWRYLWTFITRRLNFDAWKSVLNSDLSRGVRINSFTYASWVNQVLKHHQSPFIDEFIICFCLDHHFYHHVDSWIKFAFGKGVKRFELNLLNDGPLDCRPSYKFPSLEKFQSSSNTVQGMQLYGHATRAVGSIGFSSLTTLRLTYVNVTDKIIENFLGNCPLLEELHVVWSKRLRNLKVVGISLKLKSLEISNCISLRGLEICAINLVSFSYTGQRIRLLLTNVPVLSKFSTAGDYCQHLMYKDHMDSSYLQQLERLKMKFVSEVFKASISFTQEFTKLCRLKQLELEIWAELGDSLVIYTCLIKACPSLSRFAMRYTRARLYHFEESSTSSGEVRLNVVEEARVQASTRFQHQCLKVVELAGFIGHAEDLELASHLLEIAVSLDKLVINPRNPYFLDNPDIPMKSEDLERGRKCARLLETKLPPKASLVVL, encoded by the exons ATGGCGGGTTGTGCAGCAGAGAATGAGCAAAAGAAACAATTAACTGCAATTG ATATCTTAGGCGAGAGAAGAAAGCGTGGGCCACTGTTTTATTGTCCCTGTAAAGTGGCGAAATTGGAGCACTCTGGGCAAGACAAG GAGGAGCTTCGTGGAGAGGATCGGATTAGTCAATTGCCACAGGACATCCTTGTTGCCATTCTTTCCCGTTTGACACTTCAGGAAGCAGGAAGAACTAGTGTCCTCTCAAATAAATGGAGATACTTGTGGACATTTATCACTCGTAGGTTGAACTTTGATGCTTGGAAATCGGTCTTGAATTCGGATTTGTCTCGTGGTGTAAGGATCAACAGTTTTACGTATGCAAGTTGGGTTAATCAGGTTTTGAAACATCACCAGAGTCCATTTATAGACGAatttataatttgtttttgcTTGGATCATCATTTTTATCATCACGTCGATAGCTGGATTAAGTTTGCATTTGGAAAGGGAGTTAAAAGGTTTGAATTGAACTTGCTCAACGATGGACCCTTAGATTGCCGCCCAAGTTATAAATTTCCTAGCTTGGAAAAGTTCCAGTCAAGTTCAAATACTGTACAAGGCATGCAGTTGTATGGCCATGCGACCCGGGCTGTTGGTTCCATTGGCTTTTCTTCCCTTACAACCCTCCGTCTCACATATGTTAATGTTACCGACAAGATTATTGAGAACTTTCTGGGCAATTGTCCTCTTCTCGAAGAATTGCATGTCGTATGGTCAAAGCGCCTTCGGAATCTAAAAGTTGTAGGTATATCACTCAAATTGAAGTCCTTGGAGATCTCCAATTGCATCAGTTTGAGAGGTTTGGAAATTTGTGCTATAAATCTCGTGTCCTTTTCATATACTGGGCAACGCATACGTCTGCTGCTTACAAATGTTCCTGTTCTTTCAAAGTTCTCCACCGCCGGAGATTATTGTCAACATTTAATGTACAAAGATCACATGGATTCGAGCTATCTACAACAGCTAGAGAGGCTGAAGATGAAATTCGTTTCTGAG GTCTTTAAGGCCTCTATAAGTTTTACCCAAGAATTTACCAAACTATGCCGTCTGAAGCaattggaattggaaatctGGGCTGAACTTGGAGATAGCCTTGTCATCTACACTTGCTTGATTAAGGCGTGCCCTTCATTGTCGAGATTTGCAATGCGA TATACAAGGGCAAGGCTTTACCATTTCGAAGAG TCATCAACATCATCGGGTGAGGTGAGGCTCAATGTAGTTGAAGAGGCGCGGGTGCAAGCGTCTACTAGATTTCAGCACCAATGCCTTAAAGTGGTGGAGTTGGCTGGTTTTATTGGGCATGCCGAGGACCTTGAGCTTGCTTCACACTTGCTTGAGATTGCTGTCTCCCTTGATAAACTGGTAATTAATCCCCGTAATCCATATTTCCTTGACAACCCAGACATCCCCATGAAAAGTGAGGATTTAGAAAGGGGTAGAAAGTGTGCAAGGCTGCTGGAAACAAAACTACCACCAAAAGCTAGTTTAGTGGTACTCTAA